From the Lathyrus oleraceus cultivar Zhongwan6 chromosome 3, CAAS_Psat_ZW6_1.0, whole genome shotgun sequence genome, the window TATAAATAATCAAAATGATCATATACTTAATTGAAAAACATATGTATGGAAAGAAATTACAAATGCATTTTATTATATTCCATATGATCAACATTTAGTATATATCATTATATTATGGTAAACATTTTTATTAAATGCAACAACAACTCTAATATTCTTCCAAACATTGTTACAAAATTGAAATTTATGTTGGAGGAGTGAAATACACACACACAAAGTCTATTAGAATGGCAACATAGAGAATAAAAGATTGTTATATACCTGATATGAATTTAAAGTTAATTTGTGAAAGGTCGGTAGATGGAAGGATTTACAACCAACCAATCATTTCAGAGGTTGCTGCACTAATTGTTGGAGATGTTGATACAGGTTCTAAAATTAATATTATACTTGAAAGGAAAAGTGTAAGAATGAAGAGAATTAGTGAGTTTCATCCAAGTTATCTAGCGTATAAGTATCCCTTTTTGTTTCCATATGGCGAAGATGGTTATAGACTTGGACTGCTTCATAGGGAAACAAGAAAAAATAAAGTAAGCAAGAGGAATAAGCTTACAATTAGAGAATGACTTACATTTAGAATTTAAACCTGAACCGATAAAGCTCATTCTTTGTTGCGTTCAAGGCGGTTGTTCCAACAATTTTTGGTTGATAGATTTACCGTGATGGAATCAGAGAGACTGGATtttattcacaataataaaaaaaagcTTAAAGTTTCTAAGTATTGTAATTAAATGATACCGAACAAGCAGTAAATACTGACAGATCAAACAAAGGTAAAATAGTGGTGCTATTGTCAAGTTACGTTAGAAGTCAGAGGTTCATGGAACATCTTTATTTTGATGGAATGGAAATTTGTACCCATTATGGTTTTCCAGATTTTTTTATTACATTTACTTGCATCCCAAACTGGCCTGAAATTCAAAGATTTCTTTCCAAAATTAATTTGCAGCCACCGGATCGTCCTGATATCATCTCAAGAGTATTCAAAATAATGTTTGATGAGTTGTTATCTGATCTAACAAAGAAACATGTTTTGGGGAGGGTACTTGCATATAAGTCAAACATTGATGTTTTTGTAATATATAATCTTATTTACATCAGTTTTTTCTTTATATTCCATTTAATATTAGATTCATCTAATTTCAGATTTTTACACGATTGAATTCCAAAAGCGAGGTTTACCACATGCACATATTCTGTTATTCGTACATCCGTCGAGCAAGTATCCAACAGAAGATGATATAAACAAAATAATTTCAGCATAGATACCATCTGAAGAAGATGATAAGGGATTGTATCATTTGGTCAAAACATATATGATGCATGGTCCATGCAGTTTAGCAAATAAGTCTTCACCTtgcatgaaaaatgaaaagtgcTCTAAGTTCTTCCCTAAGAAGTTTCAGCCTACTACCATTGTTAATCATGATGGATATCTTGTATATAAGAGAAGACAAAATGGTAATTCAGTGATGAAAAATCACGTTGTCCTGGATAACAGGTATGTAGTCCTTTATaatccaattttttttaaaaaaaatcaagCACACATAAATGTGGAGCGGTGTAGTTAGAGCGGTTCGGTGAAGAACTTATTCAAGTACATTAATAAGGGATATGATAGAACTACGACTTTTATTGTGCAAACAGATTTTGACGGTAATATTGTGCACATAAATGTTGATGAAATAAAGTAATATCTTGATTCTAGATATGTGTCACCACGTGAAGCGTGTTGTAGGCTCTTTTCATTTCCTATTCATGGTAGAAATCTTATTGTTGGAAGATTATTTTACCATCTCGAGGGTGATAATTCTATTTACTATACTGATTATGAGATGATAAACGGAGTACTTGACAAACCAAGTGTGAAGGAATCAATGTTTACTTCATGAATGGAAGCAAATAAGACTTATCCAGAGGCAAAAAACCTGACTTATTCTAAATTTGTTTCTAAGTTTGTCAATGATAAAAGGTACCCACGTTGGAGACCACGTAAAAATGGCTATACCATTGGAAAACTTATTTGTGTTCCTCTAAGTATAGGTGAACTGTATTACTTGAGGGTGATGCTAATTGTCGTTAGAGGTCCAACATGCTATGCTGGTAAAAAATACGTGGGTGAAAAGGTACAAGATAGTTTCAGGGATGCATGTTTTGAAATTAGATTTCTTGAAGATGACAAAGAATATATTGCAGCTATATACGGGACGCAAAAGATTGGAGTTCCGGTTACTTTATGAGAAAGTTATTCATAACTACCCTTCTATCAAGTACCATCAATAGACCCCGTCATGTATGGGAAAGAACCTGGATTTGGCTATGTGATGGTATTCTCTATCAACAAAGAAACAAGTTCACTAACAGAGGTAAGTGGGTTTTATATTTTGTCCGTGACTTAATATGATTTAATTGGAAATGTTTTTTCCTTTTATTATGCAGAATGTGTATATTGACGTCTTTATTGCCAATGTTGCTTCATTAAGCAATATATAACTCTTCAAGATTCTACCTTACAGGCTGACTATCTCTTTGTTGAACTATTGTTGAAGCTTATTTTTTATATGAATATGCACATGAATTATAAAAGTTGTATCTTGCAGAGTTAATACACATCATAATCAATATATTTAAGTTTTTTATTCCTCTTTATGAGTAATATAGCAACAACGGAAATGTTTGACATGTATGTTTGTTGTGAAATATTCTGCATAAACTAGAAATCAAATTTGATCAGTATATTGATTggttttttaaattaaattttcTTTGACTTATATTTTTACAGAGTTATAGTTGACCGAGGAAGAAATAAATAACACGACCCTTATTAAAATTGAGAATCTGTTGCAAGCAAATCGAAGAAGTTTGGCTGAATTTAAAGGTATGCCTAAACCAAATGCATATGTCACGAGGCACATTGGTAACGAGATTATTTATGAAGAACGTAACTATAATCTTGAAATTGAACGGTAAAAGTTCTATGATTTATTTGGTTCACTTACAAGTAATTTATTTAATAGCAAAAGAAGTTTATATCCAAGTTATTTTATTAAGAGATATTTTGGAATTTTTAAAGATAATCCTTATATTTCGATTGATAGATGGGCAGCGTTCAATTTTTGATAAAAACCATGCAAGTTGTGAACAATGGAAAAGGATGGGTGTTTTTTACATGGTTATGGAGGGACTGGTAAAACTTTCATGTGGAGAACTCTATCAAGTGCATTGCGGTCGCAGAAAAAAATTATTCTTACCGTTGCTTCAAGATATCTTCGTTATTATTTCTAGGTGGAAGAACAACACGCTCCATGTTCAAAATATATGTGCCAACACTTGACAACTCCACTTGCAACATTGAGAAAAATATTGAACATTCTAAATTGTTGAAAGCAACTAATTTGATGATATGAGACGAAGCACCAATATCTCATAAAGACTGCTTTGAGGCTTTGGATAAAATGTTTAAATACATCATGAGTGAACATGGTCTTGATAATATAATATTTGGTGGCAAAGTTATTGTTTTTGGAGGAGATTTTAGACAAATTCTTCATGTTGTTCCAAGAAGGGATCACCCTGATATAGTACATGCTTCAATTAGCTCATCATATGTATGAGACTATAGTCAGGTACTTACTCTAATAAAAAATATGCGACTTCAACAAGGTTCGAGGAATACAAGCTCTTCAGAACTGGCTGAATTCTCATAATGGATTTTAAATGTGGTAGATGAGAAAATTTGTGAACAAAATGTTGGTTTGGTAGATATTTAAGTTCCTCAAGAGCTTCTAACATCAAGTTTTGAGGATCCTATATGGACAATTGTAGATAACACATATCCCAATCTATTGGAAAATTACAAAAATGTAGATTTCTTAGAATTCATAGCTATTATTGCTTCGACCATTGAAGTAGTGGACAAAATTAATCATTATATATTAGACTTGATTCGAGTTAAAATTCTTTTATGCATTAAATTAATACTTAATCAATTTCAGTTACAATTTTTTTAATGTTTTAATTTTATACCATTTTGTAGGTGGAAGAAATGAGTATCTGAGTTCCGATTCAATTGATAAAACGGAAGTCAATTATAATCAAGCTTATGAAGTTCTAACCCAAATTTTTTTGAGCTCTCTAAGAGTATCAGGTCTACCAAATCATATAATCAAACTAAAAGTTGGAACACCCACTATGCTAATGAGAAATTTGGATCAGGCAGAAGGGTTATGCAATGGAATAAGATTAATCGTCACAAGGTTAGAAAATCACATCCTTTAGGCCAAAATTATGTATGGAAAGAACATTGGAAACATAATTTTTACATTCCCCAAATGTCTATGTCCCCTTCTGAATCACCATGGCCATTCAAGTTGATTAGGAGACAATTCTCAATCATTGTCTCATACGCAATGACAATAAATAAATCCCAAATTCAATCGTGTGATAGTGTAGGATTGTATTTTCCTACTCCTATTTTTAGCCATGAACAATTGTATGTATCAGTTTTAAGAGTGAAGAGTAAGAGTGGTTTGAAAATCTTAATACACAACAAAGAGAATTCATCATGTTTGAGTATTACTAATATTGTGTTCAAGGAGGCCGTCCAAGCACTATCATAGTTGGTAAACGACATATGAACTTATTGTTTTCACTAATTTATGCATCATGATTATGCTATAAATTCAATCTACATCTTTGAGTGAAGAGCAAGAGTGGTTTGAAAATTTTAATACACAACAAAGAGAATGCATCATGTTTGAGTACTACTATTATTATGTTCAAGGAGGTCTTTCAAGCACTATCATAGTTGGTAAACTACATATGACCTTATTGTTTTCACTAATTTATGCATCATGATTATGCTATAAATTCAATCTTCATCTTTTAAATCTTTCTTTCAATGTTGTTTTCACTGATTTTGGTAATTCGTTGCAATATTATATATTTCCTCATGCTGTTGAATGATAGAAAAATGACATATGACCTTATTGCTACAATGGATGAAGTACTCTATTGAAGTCACAAATTATGTGGATTTACATATATGTTTTTAGATGTTTAGAACATTATATATTAAGTTTAAAACATTATGTAACTAGAATCTTTTCTTTGATAATGTTTGTAATTAGTAACAAAACGCATTATTTTTTTTCCATATTACATACATTTTTGAATGTGTTGTTTGGATCAATGCATATTAGATTGATGCATATAATGATTCTAAGATTGTAACTATGTCAATTTTAACCAACTGAATAAATGAATTCAAATTTAACACATAATCACACGGTTTTTTTAGTAGTTATTATATACTAATTCAATCAcactttaattatttttaaaagcatttcataatttccttaaataaaaaaaaaacacGGGTTGTATACTCTCCTTTTTATAAAAGTAATCACCACTTCATTAACCCTATATCACTTCGCCTTTGTAAGACCTCATGATTAATGTAGTGTGCATTAGTATATTTGTAAAAGGCCCATAAAAGGTGACGTAGAAAGTTCCCTAAGAAGAGGCGACGTAATATGTCTCCCCTGCCAGCTTCCTACATCCCATTGGAATGAGCACCCATCATTTAGTTATAGCGCTCATCTTCTATATCACCCGTCTTCTATGGAAATATGGGGTGATGGGTTTCTATATATATCAGTATGGAGAGGAAGTCAAAAAGGGGGGAAATCATGTTCTCCTAAATAATATAAGAGTTCACTTTCCACATCCCACACTCTTGAGAGTGGATATTACTCTCTTGGAGCAAAAGATCCAGACCTAATGGATTCATATAAATATCTAAACATTAAAGTTGAGAGAGACATTCAAATTCACCAAAAAGTGTTAGGATACATAGTTTCCCACCTCCCTGTGTAAGCTAGCTCTAACACCACAACAATCTTAAAAATATATAACAACCCTACAATATAAAGGGTTGTCACATATTGTACTTTTAGCAAGTGCAAGATCGCAGAAGTATTTGTTTGTATTTCCTCTTTGATGATCCTTGAGAATTAGAATATGATTGGTTAAGATACTCATGATATAAATGGTCTCGATACATATCACATCCCTTTGGTATCTTCCATTTATTCACTCCTCATTTTATTTTAACTTTTAAGGATGGTGGGTATATTTGAATCATAATGGGTTAATAAATTTCACACACCCTACTTTTTAATGCTCTTTTCCTTACAACAGCCAATAACCCGAACCTTCTCCACAATGCTTAAATTGCATTACTCATGTCTAACTCCGATCCAATATTTGTGTCTACCTTTTGTTGACCATCCGTTCATAATTTTCTCTAATAGACATGAACAAAATCTATTAGTAATAATTCTCCATCCTACATATATCATCCTATCTAACAAGAACAAGGCAACCCATATGATGTTCTAAAAGTATACCCACATATTATAGTGATGGTTTCACATACTCGACTATCTGAAACTCTTCAACAATGCGTCTCAAAGCAAGTCCCAATATTAAACCACACGGTTTCTCATAAAACATTCTAGTGTGTGTATGCTCAACTTCATAAAAACTCTTCTAAAAATAAGCTTTAATGTTTCCTAATTGTAACTTTATGTTGTTATTCATATTATCCCAATATTTTCACAAGTCACCCAAACTGTTGCCcaacatctgctttaacttccaatgagcagacCTCGTGTTTCCTATATGCGACACTTGATTGATCCATGCTTCAACAAATATATGTCTATGAGGAGTCAACCAAATatctttcacataattaatacATAGACTATCGTCAACACATACTTGCTCAAGATCCATCTTATCACTAGATCATACAAGATATTCTATAGTGTATTTATTTCCTCTTGCATATCATTCATAACATATTACTTGCATCTTGAAGTAACAATTTTGCTTATGTGAAATTGACAAAACAAATTAATTGTCTTTGGAAAAACAACTATAATTGTTTTCATCAACGCAAGATATCTATTGGTCATAATCACTTGAGAACATAATCCTTCCTTAATAAACAATTGTTTCAGCTTATCCAATACCCAACAAAAATTCTTCGCCTACTCAACTTTCATTTTGGAAAATGCAACACAAAACGTCAACTCAACAGATATCAAACCAATGATTTAACACAATTGTTGTATGTAATTAATTATCTTATATAGGATGTCCATAATCATTATAAGaggaaaattgttcaacaactTGAGTGAATCTGGATGAGTGCAAAAAATATCTCATACAACATCTGAGTCGTCTTTTTTTCTATTTCAATAAACATAATGTGCATCCTCTATCCACTTGAGCAAATGATGTATCTCAGATCTAGGATTTGTGATATCTTTTTAATAGATACTCTTCTATTTATACATTTGCGTGATCCGAGTGACATTCTTAAGATTTCGCTTTTGCAACAACTGAAGTATGTGCCTGGTGGAACATGATATTTTTTCAAATTAACATGTTTCTGCTCATATGCACCTTAGACGCCCACAAATGCATGATCTTCCAATCTATTATATAAACCATGATTGTGAAGTCAATATTTTATGTCAATCTTCTATCATGAACAATCTTTAGATGATGTTGGTCTAATTTTGAATGAACAATCACACTTTTTAGTAACACTTTGCATTGCACTATCAATTTACTTCTACTTGTTATCTCTTTTATAAACTAATATTAATTTGTTAGTTCTCCCTCTTTTTCTTTGCTCGCTATCTAATTGTTCAATGGCGACACTAACTTTACGTTTGATTCCAACCTCCCAAACTACATTATTACAATTTttcgtatatatatatatatatatatatatatatatatatatatatatatatatatatatatatatatatatatatatatatatatatatatatatatatatatatatatatatatatatatatatatatatatatatatatatatatatatatatatatatatatatatatatatatatatatatatatatatataaaccaATTTACATTTCGGATAATATGCGAGTGTTTTCTAATTTACAACCTCAGATACCAAGAAAACTTAACGTAAATGCAAGTTTTCCATTGAAACATCTAACTGCATTGTTTAACCATTTAAGTCACCAGAATTCTAGATTTATTTGAGACGGGGTTTTGAAGAATTTTGTATAGGAGGACTTTTTAAATTTAGATCTATATTTGAGGTCgggtttttattttaaaaaatatattataatataataattcaatcacactttatttatttttagaaGCATTTTATAATTTCCTTAAATAAGAGAAAACACAGGTTGTATCCTCTCCTTTTTATAAAAGCAATCGCAATCGCCACTTCAATATCCATACATGTCTATTAATGATTTTATGTGTGATGCGTCTAAAATTAACTTTAGGTATATAAAATTTATTTTGCCATTTTTGACTGTCTTTAAAGGAGATTTGGTTCTGTATTCGCAATTAATATTATCAATTCAAAGTACAATTTATAGCTATTGAATTCAAATGTGGTTTTAACATTAAAATTTATCGTGCAAACCCACCACTACTGTATTGAATAATATGGAATGTTGATCCATGACGTTTCATTCATGCATTACAAGTTAGACGACTGAAAAACACTATAGCTAATATTTGCTAACTGTTAATACTCCACGAAGATGCTGTGGCTGCTATCTTCAGCTCAGGGTAGCTTTGTCTGCTTTGTTCTTACAGTTATTTGAAGACAAGTGAACAAGGTTATTCACACATCAAAGATGCTGATATTCTCGTTAATAAAATCGGTTAAATTTGTTCTAGTATAAAAAGGAAAAAGTTCAAGATATGTATGTGGCTTCGAAAGCCTACATTAATCTCAACTCATTCGCTAGAAGGAAAAAAAACACTGTTTGCACCACTATATTTGTGTGATGTTTAAAAACAACTAAATTCGAAAGCCAAAGACAGAATATGCATGTCAATAGCAGTACTCAAAAGATCTTTAAAAACCCTAAGGATATATGTTCAAAGACTCCAAAAAATTACTTTGAAGTATGAGTTCTCTACCAAATCCAAAAATGGAGTTGATAGCCAGTGCAGCAGCTAAAACGATGTCAAACGGGGTGGCTTCTGCGTAGTCTCGCCTTGATACATCAATCTGCGCTTCTTTGAAGCACCTTGATACTGGTAGATGATGCTGTAGAGGCACTGCCTAAGATTTATGATGTCAAACATCTCTATAAATGTTAAATCCGCTGTCCTGGATTTAGCACCAGCATAACGCTGGTACTCCTCGAACACAGAAGACAGACACCAATTCTGCATCTTTCTGAAGCAACCAACTACACAACCTGTTCTATGCTGCATTAGAGAAGAAAAATCATCATTAGAACAAACAATTAGGAATTCAAAACAGAAATTCAGAATTGAGAAGATAAACTTGCAAGTGATCAATCTTATACCTTTCCTCGTTTGCAATGAATCAAAACAGGGTGATTTCTCACATCTGAAACCAGACAAAATTAAGGAATTAGATATCTAACAAACAAGAGAAACACCAACAAAGATATACAAAAAATCTGCATTTCAAAGTTGAATGAGcttgcttcaaataccaagtaAAACTTTCAAAGCCTCCATAATAGAATCACTGAGAATAGGTAAAGAAACTTCCTGCAGAAAAATACAAAGATTTATTAACTCTAAAATAAAAAAGAGAGAGATAAAACCAAAAATGAATCACCAATCCACATAGGTTAAATTTCATGATTATTAGCAGTTAACACCAACCCATATTTATGATAAACCCCAAACCCCCTTTTTTCCCTAATTATACAATTAAACCTAAAACCCTAATCTAATAATCTGCAAAAATAACACAATCACAGAAAAAATTCAAACTTTGAGTAATACACATACATTTCATGATTTCAATGAAATTTCATTAACAAAATTCAGAATGATTCAAACAATCACAGACTTTTTAACAACAATCAAAACCCAATTCAAAACATCATACAttgaaataacatgattaaacACATTTGAACACATATATGATGAATACGAATATAAAAAATTACCGTTTTCCCTTCAATTCCAAATTGAAATAAACGAATATTCTGTGATTTAAGAAACTCCAAATTCTCCTCCGGATAGGGTTCAGGACACAAGTATCTGCATCAATTCGAAAAAAGTTTCACCCtaaccatatatatatatataacatcAATAAATCAATAAA encodes:
- the LOC127130835 gene encoding uncharacterized protein LOC127130835; the encoded protein is MYGKEPGFGYVMVFSINKETSSLTELTEEEINNTTLIKIENLLQANRRSLAEFKGGRNEYLSSDSIDKTEVNYNQAYEVLTQIFLSSLRVSGLPNHIIKLKVGTPTMLMRNLDQAEGLCNGIRLIVTSHEQLYVSVLRVKSKSGLKILIHNKENSSCLSITNIVFKEAVQALS
- the LOC127126979 gene encoding tyrosine-protein phosphatase DSP3, which encodes MGMIVEVETVDEDDDVLIPPPNFSMVEDCIYRSSLPHPSSFPFLQTLNLRSIIYLCPEPYPEENLEFLKSQNIRLFQFGIEGKTEVSLPILSDSIMEALKVLLDVRNHPVLIHCKRGKHRTGCVVGCFRKMQNWCLSSVFEEYQRYAGAKSRTADLTFIEMFDIINLRQCLYSIIYQYQGASKKRRLMYQGETTQKPPRLTSF